The region CATTGCCTTTCCCtagcaaaaattattaaaattaaaaggaaaaaggtGAGCTCACAGTCTTTACAAGTTGGAAAGAATAGCGTGCGTGCGGGCGTCTTGCCATGCCCTCGCAGATTGTACGGGAAAGGGGAGAGAAATGAAATCCTCGCATGGCTGGACCATGTCTCGCAAGGCCATGTTAGGTTCATTTCGAATATCGAACGAGAAAACAACAAtattattcaaattcaaatacaaTTGTATACCCAAAGTCGGATTCCAACGCGGTGGTATTCGTTTCTCCATCAACAATCCTATAAAtgatcaaaatcattttttatttagattgatttaaataatttaaataattttgcttTTTGAGTGAATGGTGTTTGGAATGAGATGTCCTTTATTTGTCACCACAGGCAACTGAATGCTGTTCTAGATGCTTCTTTCAAGAAAACAACTACAACATGcccttttttattaaatgtctATTTGGTTTTGAAATTGCACTCGCCGTATAATCTTGgtttttccattaaaattatACTTTCTATTAGAAAACACAGGCTACGTAATTTTGAATAGTGATATCGGAAACGGGatggaaattatgtttttttttattttttatttaaaataatttttttatttttaaattatttttatatgctaatattaaaaataatttgaaaaaaataaaaaaatatatttaatgcatttctaagtaataatattttaaaccgTTGTTACTATCACAATCATAAATACACGTgtgtaataatagttattttttaaagtatttttttattaaaaattatatttaattttttttaaatttttttttatatcaataaattaaaaaaattaataaaaaatattgaaaaccaACCGCATTTCTGAAAATGGTCCTCGAACCGATAAAAAATTTCTACTTTTATTGTTTGTTATATAATAATGGTAGGTTGCTGAACTGTCAAGGACAGGCAAATGCTGCtagaagcatatatatatatatatagaaaattctGTTTACTTTTGCGGTAACAGAGGAGGTTAAAATGAAAAGTTTCAGTAGCATATGATGAGCTtttctaagaaaagaaaaaaaatactttccattGAAAAATACAGTCCAACGTTGACGGAACCATTCATCCGTAAATAATTCACCCATGAATTTGccttgtaataaataaataaataaataaataaatattgctaaaaaataaaaataaaaataaaaattgtctcTATACTATCGTCCGAAAAGAGAACATGATACCCTTAAGAAACATGTTTAGCAGATCTTACAAGGCAACCACCTCTTTTTATTTCCATCGACAGCGAAATTATCCACTTTATATTACAATAATGGCGTCGGAGCCCACATTGAAGTGGCattgcactaaaaaaaaagggagtttTTACAGGACTCCAGCTTTAAGTCATCTCTTGGTAATCTTAGGACCCAAGATTGCTCCCAAAAGGGCCACCAAGACTGCCGAAAGTTAAAGACTCACTCGACTAAGAAATTACATGCATTTTCCAAGTCCAATTTCTCGCCATCATCCCTACCACAGCCATCTGTGTCTGTTAATCCTTTTAGCATCCTTGATTGAGGAGTGGCATTTTTGCACCACAATAAATAGAGAAACTAAAGCAATATATAGGAAATACACAAGCCTCGCTCCATAAACACCAATGCACCTTACCGAATTTCTGTTTACCTGAGTAAAGCCTTCCTTACAAATCTCCTTCTGCTAGTAGGATCTCCTTCTTTCATAGCAGACCATAAGTGCACGTAGCTGAGGGATTTCAACACTCAATGTCCCGCTCAAGACTTGCAAAGAAGCTTCAACCAGCCAAGAAGGCATTGAAACAATTCGCCAAGACACTGCAATCAAAACTCCATGATCTCAACCTTTCTAAAGCAGTCAAGGTCATCAAAACCAACACCGATCGCCTCCTTGCTTATTGCTCTAGCCGTCTCTTTCTTCCTTTCAAGAAACGTTCCATAACAAAACCAAGAGGCCGCAGCCGCCAGTTTAACCATCGTTACAGCAATAAAACTATGCTTTATAATACCTTACCGCCTATATACATAGACAACCTCTATGCCTCAGAACCAAGCTTGATGTCTGCCAGGCATTTCCACGCACATGCAGAAACAAGTAGTGCAGGTAAAGCTGTGACTGTTGAGCAAGATGTCCCAAGAAAAGAAGACAAGGCAAGGAAGAAGAGCGTGTATAGCATTGAAGATGCATGGAGAGAAGTTGTTGCTAGATCACCGCAGCTGCGGCCAGTGGATGAGAGGGCTGAAGAATTTATATACAAATTTCGTGAAGAGATTAAGCTTCAAAAGGAGAAATCAATTCTTGAATATGAGGAGAGGTTGGCTAGGGGTGCCTAGAGAgtcattttattctttatttttatgttggcaTTTCATACTATTTCTCCAAAACAAAGCGTGAAAGTGTGAATAGCAGGGAAATTTGATGGCGAGAACCAGATCTTAGACGTCTTAGGTACATAATTCGAGGTagattcttgttttcttttctaattgaaGACATGTTATGCAGAGTGGTGTGATTATGGATAGGAAAATAGTTTGTGTGGGATTCATTATGCATCTTCTTTGAATTGTATGGTGTATTCAATTGGTTTGAGGcacaaaacttttgattttgcgTTTTATTTGTAACAGATTGAAGATCTTATTGTACcatatttttctcctttttttcttctttcttagaCAACGATTCCCAGAGGCTGAGATAAGTGAAAGATTAGAAAACcaaatatacatatacataacatacatatatgtatatgtgtatatataaagACATAGATCATTTATTTCTCATCTGTTTGGTTTCCCAAAGAATTTCGCAGCACACCCTGCAAATGTGCAGCAGTAACAGAGGGATTGGAACTATGAGTTTTGTTTGGCAAAATAGAATCTGCAGAAGAAGTCTTTCCAGTCCATTGCTATGAGAATTGCATGGCGCTCCTTCATCTGCTCTGTTTGCAAGGAGAGGAATCAGAGAATGTACAGTGctatttcatcaaataaaagtaGCATCGTTCAGAGAACTTTCCAATCTGTTCAACTTAGAATGGAGAGAACTAACCAGTTGCAGGATTAAATTTTCAGCTTGCTTGGCTTCGGGGTTTTACATCTCTTATATGCAGGACTTTTTCCTGCTTTGGTTGATTTTGGTCAAGAAATTCTTTCATTCAAACTTCATTTTCTCAGGAATTCGATCGAGTGAGGAATCAGGACATCACCCAAGCGATTCCAAGAACACTTTATGCGAATTCTTTGGAAGTTACAGGACACTTGATTTCTGTGTCTGGAGTCGCAGAATCTGTCATAAAGGAGTGggtaaaaaacttattttaaatacCTTCAAATAGTTTAATTCCTCTCTATTAAAGCCATTGCAGTTAAAACAAATGAAACATCGCCTGAAAGTTGCTTCCAGGAGACAAGGTACATGCAAATACGGGAACGTCGTGTTGCTACATAGTCACTGTCGTTAAATAGCCGTTCTTGTTATATTAGTTATTCTGAGTTAAACTATCTGTCCCTAAAATATCTGAACCAAAAGACCAGAAGAGGGAGCAGTTCATCGACACAAACTCTGCTACAGGAGCAATGCAGCAAAAACCTTGACTAGTGTTTATAAAATGTAtagttaaaaagttaaaatttattctaaaaatcaCCTAAACTTTTAGAAAAGAGATATCTTAGGCAAAATAACTTTTAAGCTTAAATTCATACGCGTGAATGTTggtttgtaaaataatattttttgtcataaaaaaagtttttttttccaattgaaATCTACACTTGGGTCGACTTGTTTGTCTAATTTAGCTCATGAAAATTAATAACCTCTTCTTTGTAGATCTAGATAATtttctcaactaaaaaaatataaatttatgattattatgtt is a window of Populus nigra chromosome 10, ddPopNigr1.1, whole genome shotgun sequence DNA encoding:
- the LOC133704906 gene encoding uncharacterized protein LOC133704906 yields the protein MSRSRLAKKLQPAKKALKQFAKTLQSKLHDLNLSKAVKVIKTNTDRLLAYCSSRLFLPFKKRSITKPRGRSRQFNHRYSNKTMLYNTLPPIYIDNLYASEPSLMSARHFHAHAETSSAGKAVTVEQDVPRKEDKARKKSVYSIEDAWREVVARSPQLRPVDERAEEFIYKFREEIKLQKEKSILEYEERLARGA